One Triticum dicoccoides isolate Atlit2015 ecotype Zavitan chromosome 5B, WEW_v2.0, whole genome shotgun sequence genomic window carries:
- the LOC119311293 gene encoding O-acyltransferase WSD1-like isoform X2 gives MGSTGSPSVAALPTSGLLPPIRTPRSAPAEWKTDDDSAVAAAEEEPVTPSARLFEAIYIVVMVGLGSPVNLAIFSAGIAAQLARYPRFRSIQVTDGCKSPRWACTEVNVDDHMIVPTLDPAAVEADPDRAVEDYVASLQALPMDCSRPLWEFHFLDFPTSEATSTVVFRVHHSLGDGMSLITLLLASARSAADPTRLPAMPEQPARTGAIYEPRHRQPLPSGALAAFVAWVWPYLALAWNTVVDVIFFAATIVFLRDPNTLFRRGDSQVTLNPRRRFVHRSFSLDDVKFIKNAMNCTVNDVLVGVTSAALSQYYFRYPKTHKLCLRCVLPVNTRPTSSLQTYVNMIESGKSNDVAWGNQIGYILLPFHLAVHDDPLAYVRMAKKTLDRKKSSLEVIFTCMISELFVKMFGLKAGAFIIGRMLTNTTTTLSNMVGPTEQVEFYGHPFVFIAPTVYGIPQALIVHYQSYNSTIKVILSVDEEIIPNYTQLLDDFVESFGHIKDAASRLSTHVKKG, from the exons ATGGGTAGTACTGGTAGCCCCTCGGTAGCCGCTCTACCAACAAGCGGCCTGCTACCCCCGATACGCACGCCAAGGTCAGCGCCGGCCGAATGGAAGACGGACGACGATTCcgcggtggcggcagcggaggaggagcCAGTGACCCCTAGTGCAAGACTCTTCGAAGCTATATACATCGTGGTTATGGTCGGCCTTGGCTCGCCCGTCAACCTAGCCATCTTCAGCGCCGGCATCGCAGCCCAACTTGCTCGTTACCCACGCTTCCGTAGCATTCAA GTGACAGACGGGTGCAAGAGCCCGCGGTGGGCGTGCACGGAGGTGAACGTCGACGACCACATGATCGTCCCGACGCTGGACCCCGCCGCCGTGGAGGCTGACCCGGACCGGGCCGTGGAGGACTACGTGGCCTCGCTGCAGGCGCTCCCCATGGATTGCTCCCGCCCGCTCTGGGAGTTCCACTTCCTCGACTTCCCGACCTCAGAGGCCACCTCCACCGTGGTGTTCCGCGTCCACCACTCCCTCGGTGACGGGATGTCGCTGATCACGCTCCTCCTGGCGTCTGCCCGCAGCGCCGCGGACCCGACACGCCTGCCGGCCATGCCGGAGCAGCCGGCGCGCACGGGCGCCATCTACGAGCCGCGGCACCGGCAGCCGCTGCCCTCGGGCGCCCTGGCGGCGTTCGTCGCATGGGTTTGGCCGTATCTTGCGCTTGCATGGAACACCGTGGTGGACGTCATCTTCTTTGCTGCGACGATTGTGTTTCTGAGAGACCCGAACACACTCTTCAGACGCGGGGACAGTCAAGTTACGTTGAACCCCCGCAGGCGCTTCGTGCACCGGAGCTTTAGCTTGGACGACGTCAAGTTCATCAAGAATGCCATGAACTGC ACTGTTAATGATGTGCTAGTCGGAGTCACTTCTGCTGCTCTATCACAATATTACTTTC GTTACCCTAAGACACACAAACTATGTTTGCGATGTGTCCTCCCAGTAAATACAAGGCCAACATCTAGCCTACAA ACATATGTTAATATGATAGAATCGGGTAAAAGTAATGACGTGGCATGGGGAAATCAAATAGGCTACATCCTCCTACCATTTCATTTAGCGGTACACGATGATCCACTTGCATATGTTCGGATGGCAAAGAAGACCCTGGATAGAAAAAAGAGCTCACTTGAAGTTATCTTCACGTGTATGATTAGCGAGCTTTTTGTTAAAATGTTTGGTCTAAAG GCAGGTGCTTTTATCATCGGTCGTATGCTCACAAATACAACTACTACGCTCTCGAACATGGTTGGACCAACAGAGCAAGTAGAGTTCTATGGACACCCATTTGTCTTCATTGCACCTACAGTTTATGGTATTCCACAA GCTTTAATTGTACACTATCAGAGTTACAATAGCACTATTAAGGTAATTTTGTCAGTTGATGAGGAAATAATTCCAAATTATACTCAACTTCTGGATGACTTTGTTGAGTCTTTCGGGCACATTAAGGATGCGGCTTCAAGGCTTTCAACACATGTCAAGAAAGGATAA
- the LOC119311293 gene encoding O-acyltransferase WSD1-like isoform X1: MGSTGSPSVAALPTSGLLPPIRTPRSAPAEWKTDDDSAVAAAEEEPVTPSARLFEAIYIVVMVGLGSPVNLAIFSAGIAAQLARYPRFRSIQVTDGCKSPRWACTEVNVDDHMIVPTLDPAAVEADPDRAVEDYVASLQALPMDCSRPLWEFHFLDFPTSEATSTVVFRVHHSLGDGMSLITLLLASARSAADPTRLPAMPEQPARTGAIYEPRHRQPLPSGALAAFVAWVWPYLALAWNTVVDVIFFAATIVFLRDPNTLFRRGDSQVTLNPRRRFVHRSFSLDDVKFIKNAMNCTVNDVLVGVTSAALSQYYFRKSGYPKTHKLCLRCVLPVNTRPTSSLQTYVNMIESGKSNDVAWGNQIGYILLPFHLAVHDDPLAYVRMAKKTLDRKKSSLEVIFTCMISELFVKMFGLKAGAFIIGRMLTNTTTTLSNMVGPTEQVEFYGHPFVFIAPTVYGIPQALIVHYQSYNSTIKVILSVDEEIIPNYTQLLDDFVESFGHIKDAASRLSTHVKKG, from the exons ATGGGTAGTACTGGTAGCCCCTCGGTAGCCGCTCTACCAACAAGCGGCCTGCTACCCCCGATACGCACGCCAAGGTCAGCGCCGGCCGAATGGAAGACGGACGACGATTCcgcggtggcggcagcggaggaggagcCAGTGACCCCTAGTGCAAGACTCTTCGAAGCTATATACATCGTGGTTATGGTCGGCCTTGGCTCGCCCGTCAACCTAGCCATCTTCAGCGCCGGCATCGCAGCCCAACTTGCTCGTTACCCACGCTTCCGTAGCATTCAA GTGACAGACGGGTGCAAGAGCCCGCGGTGGGCGTGCACGGAGGTGAACGTCGACGACCACATGATCGTCCCGACGCTGGACCCCGCCGCCGTGGAGGCTGACCCGGACCGGGCCGTGGAGGACTACGTGGCCTCGCTGCAGGCGCTCCCCATGGATTGCTCCCGCCCGCTCTGGGAGTTCCACTTCCTCGACTTCCCGACCTCAGAGGCCACCTCCACCGTGGTGTTCCGCGTCCACCACTCCCTCGGTGACGGGATGTCGCTGATCACGCTCCTCCTGGCGTCTGCCCGCAGCGCCGCGGACCCGACACGCCTGCCGGCCATGCCGGAGCAGCCGGCGCGCACGGGCGCCATCTACGAGCCGCGGCACCGGCAGCCGCTGCCCTCGGGCGCCCTGGCGGCGTTCGTCGCATGGGTTTGGCCGTATCTTGCGCTTGCATGGAACACCGTGGTGGACGTCATCTTCTTTGCTGCGACGATTGTGTTTCTGAGAGACCCGAACACACTCTTCAGACGCGGGGACAGTCAAGTTACGTTGAACCCCCGCAGGCGCTTCGTGCACCGGAGCTTTAGCTTGGACGACGTCAAGTTCATCAAGAATGCCATGAACTGC ACTGTTAATGATGTGCTAGTCGGAGTCACTTCTGCTGCTCTATCACAATATTACTTTCGTAAGTCCG GTTACCCTAAGACACACAAACTATGTTTGCGATGTGTCCTCCCAGTAAATACAAGGCCAACATCTAGCCTACAA ACATATGTTAATATGATAGAATCGGGTAAAAGTAATGACGTGGCATGGGGAAATCAAATAGGCTACATCCTCCTACCATTTCATTTAGCGGTACACGATGATCCACTTGCATATGTTCGGATGGCAAAGAAGACCCTGGATAGAAAAAAGAGCTCACTTGAAGTTATCTTCACGTGTATGATTAGCGAGCTTTTTGTTAAAATGTTTGGTCTAAAG GCAGGTGCTTTTATCATCGGTCGTATGCTCACAAATACAACTACTACGCTCTCGAACATGGTTGGACCAACAGAGCAAGTAGAGTTCTATGGACACCCATTTGTCTTCATTGCACCTACAGTTTATGGTATTCCACAA GCTTTAATTGTACACTATCAGAGTTACAATAGCACTATTAAGGTAATTTTGTCAGTTGATGAGGAAATAATTCCAAATTATACTCAACTTCTGGATGACTTTGTTGAGTCTTTCGGGCACATTAAGGATGCGGCTTCAAGGCTTTCAACACATGTCAAGAAAGGATAA